One Williamwhitmania sp. genomic window carries:
- a CDS encoding zinc ABC transporter substrate-binding protein, whose amino-acid sequence MKIAAYLALGLVLFGSWSGCTNNKQQNTKRTVAVSILPQKYFVDQIAGNRYNVLVMVPQGSSPETYEPTAFQLTELSHAMVYFRLGNLDFENTMLRGITDNFPNLKVVDCSKGIDLIRGDELEGSDDNHHQGVDPHIWISPKTVKVIAQTMVNALMEADPDYADSLKAGYTKFISTIDSLDKMMANAVAQHHIKAVMDFHPVLSYLARDYGFNQIAIESDGKEPSPKQMKSTIDIAKTNGIKSIFVQQEFDTERATIIANEVGASVVKLNPLGYNWDKNIRNIIGQFEQVNNVEQHAR is encoded by the coding sequence ATGAAAATTGCTGCATACCTAGCGTTGGGATTAGTCCTGTTTGGAAGTTGGAGCGGCTGTACCAACAACAAACAACAAAACACAAAAAGAACAGTGGCCGTAAGTATACTGCCCCAGAAGTATTTTGTCGATCAAATTGCAGGCAACCGCTACAATGTGTTGGTGATGGTTCCGCAAGGTTCAAGCCCAGAAACCTATGAGCCAACTGCCTTCCAACTTACTGAACTCTCACACGCAATGGTCTACTTCAGGTTGGGAAACCTCGACTTTGAAAATACAATGCTTCGTGGGATTACCGATAACTTCCCAAACCTAAAAGTAGTTGACTGTTCCAAGGGCATCGACCTAATTCGTGGGGATGAGTTAGAAGGTTCTGACGACAATCACCACCAAGGTGTTGACCCGCACATTTGGATCTCCCCAAAAACTGTAAAGGTGATAGCTCAAACCATGGTTAATGCGCTTATGGAGGCCGATCCAGATTACGCTGACTCTCTCAAGGCTGGCTACACCAAGTTTATATCCACCATCGATAGCCTCGATAAAATGATGGCAAACGCAGTAGCGCAGCACCACATTAAGGCCGTTATGGATTTTCATCCAGTACTTTCATACCTTGCCCGCGACTATGGCTTTAACCAAATTGCCATTGAATCGGACGGAAAAGAGCCCTCACCAAAGCAGATGAAATCGACCATTGATATTGCCAAAACCAACGGAATAAAATCCATTTTTGTTCAGCAAGAGTTTGATACCGAAAGGGCCACCATTATTGCCAACGAAGTTGGTGCATCGGTAGTTAAGCTTAACCCGCTTGGTTATAACTGGGACAAAAACATCCGCAACATAATTGGCCAATTTGAACAAGTTAATAACGTTGAGCAACATGCCAGATAA